A single Pseudomonadota bacterium DNA region contains:
- a CDS encoding 1-acyl-sn-glycerol-3-phosphate acyltransferase, producing the protein KDMRFMANKFVFDGVRGVLMTWGGAFPVDREKPSILTCRHSLEVLRGGSDLCVFPEGRLADEHKDGRIGAIKKGPAAFALKSGVDHVVPMAIHYAPNTQSRLGEKAVGLLAATAVTAAGVAAAACGSPAAQTAACAVVTGMVSAFVVGRAAHRVTPEPEWNNQWPKYIEMLRWGAAAGAVGALAGAFALPHAALPLMSAAAGLATVLTNRAWANRDVAHVKIAPPIALDAYRDQTAAEGPEKGLKRKASIRQLTVDLHRAMGHAKAELTGVPYDDSAEKFQGTIKETLRISPSSA; encoded by the coding sequence AAGGACATGCGGTTCATGGCCAACAAGTTCGTGTTCGACGGCGTTCGAGGCGTGCTGATGACCTGGGGTGGAGCCTTTCCGGTCGATCGCGAGAAGCCCAGTATTCTCACCTGTCGTCACAGCCTCGAGGTGCTGCGCGGCGGCTCTGACCTCTGTGTCTTCCCGGAGGGACGCCTGGCCGATGAGCACAAGGACGGCCGCATCGGCGCCATCAAGAAAGGGCCTGCCGCCTTTGCGCTCAAGTCTGGCGTCGACCACGTCGTGCCCATGGCCATCCACTACGCGCCCAACACCCAGTCTCGGCTGGGAGAGAAGGCCGTGGGGCTTCTGGCAGCCACTGCAGTGACCGCTGCGGGTGTCGCGGCTGCGGCCTGCGGATCGCCTGCGGCTCAGACCGCGGCTTGCGCCGTCGTCACCGGAATGGTGAGTGCTTTCGTGGTGGGTCGAGCAGCGCATCGCGTGACGCCGGAGCCCGAGTGGAACAACCAGTGGCCCAAGTACATCGAGATGCTTCGCTGGGGGGCCGCCGCCGGCGCCGTCGGCGCGCTCGCCGGCGCTTTCGCCCTGCCGCACGCGGCGCTGCCGCTGATGAGCGCTGCAGCGGGCCTGGCCACGGTGCTCACGAATCGCGCCTGGGCGAACCGCGATGTGGCACACGTCAAGATCGCCCCTCCCATCGCGCTCGACGCCTATCGCGATCAGACAGCCGCCGAAGGTCCGGAAAAGGGACTGAAGCGCAAAGCGTCGATACGCCAGCTCACCGTCGATCTCCACCGCGCCATGGGCCACGCCAAGGCCGAGCTGACCGGCGTGCCCTACGACGACAGCGCGGAGAAGTTCCAAGGCACCATCAAGGAGACCCTTCGTATCTCCCCTTCCTCGGCATGA